GTTACTTGATAATCTTTTCCTGTAGAAGTGCGAATCGTATAGGTAGGCTCGGTATTCTCAACAACGTGATTAGCTGTCAGTACAGTATAAGTTGTACCTTGTTTAGAAATAATAAAACCAGAGCCACTCTTCACTAAATTTCGATTGGGAGATTGACCGTTAATTTGAACGCTGACCGAATTAGCTAATTCGGCAATTTCTTGCGGAGTTTTTGCTAAAACTGGTGCTTGTACAAAGATGACTATTCCTGCTAGTGTTACCGTTCCTGCTAGGATACTGGTGAGGGAATCAAACCGCGAATAATCCCTATTCATAGGTAATTGCTGAAGAGTGAGATTTTTTATACTCCGAATAGTATATGCGAAATAAAATGACCTCAAACCAAATATGCTATGCGTTGCCAGATAATTATGACATTTCGTACATTTCGTACATCATGCCTAATTGGTTGCAAATATATAGAACTGTGTGAGATAATTTATAGTAATTTTCGACAATCTCTGTTAAAGTAAGGCGCGGTATATCAATATTTGATGTTGTGAGGAATGCGAGCATTACCATGAAGTACAAAATTTTGATAGGCTTAGTTGTCTCGACAATCACAAATATTATTATTTGTCAACCAAGCAATGCAGAAAACAGTAATTTCTTCTGCGGCATACTCAACAAACAGCCTGTTACTTTAATGCGTACTGTGCGGGGTAACGTCGCGATGATTCGCTGGGTTTCTCACAACTATTTTCCGCCACCGTGGACTGCACAAAGACGCTGCCAAGAAGTGGCTAGGAGATTTCAGCGAAACTATGATAACGGCAATCTAAAATATATCATACCTGGAAGGCTTAATGGAGAACCAGTGGTATGTGCAGCTCTTAAAAAAAGCGATCGTTGTACAAATATAAATTTGTTATTCACCCTCAAGCAGGGAGCTAATGCTGACCAGACTTTGCAAAGATTAATGGATCGTGGCGCATTGGCGGCTGGATATGTTCTATCTGAAGATGGATCTGCTGCTGTTGATGTGGAGATATATTTAGATGAAGCAACGGTTGAGCCAAATGTTTCTCCTATCGAGAATGAAACAGACACAAAACCTTAATTAAAGATTGAATGTCATATCTGTAGGGACACGGCACTGCCGTGTCCCTGCAAATTCCGATAGTAGGGAAACGGCACTGCCGTGTCCCTGCAAATTCCTCTTGCAATGGATGTAACAACCTTAAATTATTTGCCGCCTTGAACTTCAACGGACTTAATCATTTTTTCAACAACTGGCAAAAACTCCTCATACTTCCCTGCTTCAGCCTGATAAGTAATCAAATAAGCGCGATCGTGTTTCAGAGTCCAAACCTGCAACTTTTTCAAATCTAGATCGCCTTGTTTTGTTGTATAAACAACTCTATGCCCGCTTTGCTCTGCCAGAGTAGATTCACGATCTTCAACTATTTTGGCATTTTTATCTAACTTTAATATTTCTTGTTTAGATGATTTAGTATAGTCATCGAGGGTCTTATTGCTACTACGTTCAACCATGACAGTTACCTGTTCTTGAAAGCGATCGCCATCTTTTTGTATAGGTGAAATAAATTTAACAACCTCTTGAGAAACAGCATTAGACAGTGCTTGTTTATCCCAATTTCCGGGATATTTCATCTTGAGTGAATTTTCCAAATTTTCATAACTCGTAAAACGATCGGCATCCTCCAATCCCATAATTTTTCTAATTTCTGGTGTAAATACGGCTGACACGCCAAATATGACAGCCAAAATAATACCAACTAAACCTATTTTATGTTCTCGCGTCCAGGTACTCATTAATGTAAATAAGTTAGAAGGTGATGATAATAAAGTAGAAGCTGCCGGAGGGGGATTTGATGAAATTCTTAACTTGTTAACATCTTGCAACACTTCGGAGGCTAACTGGTAGCGCTTGTGGCAATCCGATCGCACCATTTTATCCAAGATTTTAGCAAAATCGTTGCTAACTTCTGCTTGATTGCGCCAAATAACTTCACCATCAGCATTTTTGGGTAACTGATTGGGAAATGTACCAGTCAGACATTCAATACCAATCATTCCCACAGCATATATATCGCTACAAAAGTTAGGATCTCCTAATTTTTGTTCCGGCGGCATATAGCCATGTGTACCAATTGAAACAGTTGCCGGTCTTTGCCCGATAGAGTTAGCTACTTGAGTGCTAATCTGTTTGACAGCTCCAAAGTCAATCAAAACTATTCTACCGTCAGAACTGCGCCTCATTAAATTAGAAGGTTTAATATCCCGATGGATGACTTTATGCTGCTGAATAAATACTAATGTTTCGATGATATCTTGCAAAATGGCAATAACTTCAAACTCGCGCAACCTGTTACCAGGGATAAGTTCTTTACTTAAATCTTTCCCTTCAATCAACTCTTGAACTAAATAAAATTCTTGATTTTCTTCAAAGTTATCCAAGAGTTCAGGAATTTGAGAATGAGTCCCTAGCTTGTGGAGGGTTTCTGTTTCTGTTTTAAATAAACGTCTCGCTACTTGTAAAGTATGCGGATCGTTGTGCGGTTTTAGTTGCTTGACTACACACCGAAGATTGCCCGATCG
Above is a genomic segment from Microcoleus sp. bin38.metabat.b11b12b14.051 containing:
- a CDS encoding COP23 domain-containing protein; the protein is MKYKILIGLVVSTITNIIICQPSNAENSNFFCGILNKQPVTLMRTVRGNVAMIRWVSHNYFPPPWTAQRRCQEVARRFQRNYDNGNLKYIIPGRLNGEPVVCAALKKSDRCTNINLLFTLKQGANADQTLQRLMDRGALAAGYVLSEDGSAAVDVEIYLDEATVEPNVSPIENETDTKP
- a CDS encoding serine/threonine-protein kinase — its product is MIGHTLAGRYYILELLGEGSFGQTYLAQDRKRSGNLRCVVKQLKPHNDPHTLQVARRLFKTETETLHKLGTHSQIPELLDNFEENQEFYLVQELIEGKDLSKELIPGNRLREFEVIAILQDIIETLVFIQQHKVIHRDIKPSNLMRRSSDGRIVLIDFGAVKQISTQVANSIGQRPATVSIGTHGYMPPEQKLGDPNFCSDIYAVGMIGIECLTGTFPNQLPKNADGEVIWRNQAEVSNDFAKILDKMVRSDCHKRYQLASEVLQDVNKLRISSNPPPAASTLLSSPSNLFTLMSTWTREHKIGLVGIILAVIFGVSAVFTPEIRKIMGLEDADRFTSYENLENSLKMKYPGNWDKQALSNAVSQEVVKFISPIQKDGDRFQEQVTVMVERSSNKTLDDYTKSSKQEILKLDKNAKIVEDRESTLAEQSGHRVVYTTKQGDLDLKKLQVWTLKHDRAYLITYQAEAGKYEEFLPVVEKMIKSVEVQGGK